A genome region from Phycisphaeraceae bacterium includes the following:
- a CDS encoding endonuclease/exonuclease/phosphatase family protein — protein sequence MPMLVLPRRWTLARLAGAVALLSTTSLVMALQGAAPGTPPAGGSPGAGSSSPRQSDAPRAPRSESGPGEKRGAGVRYGIEKPLPRREGTIRIASFNVENLFDDVDDPTLSGEFDDIKMATPDDRCQAIAAAIRAIDADILCLQEVESLDALRWFRDRYLAEMGYEHMASEDVGYFRGIEQSILSRFPIVRHKVWPDLDLQPTLGQRVGEGWSDPEEDQGQKFQRSPLFAQVQIADGGVLEFFVVHHKAGGRNFRFHREAEALAIIGLVRERLAEEPQARLAVLGDFNAGPREKSLEIYLDPQFGGLFNAWEERHDRNLPREAYLTHSSGRVIDYILLSPAMRESMVPRSFFVLATLAPPDGWDWRSDPHPPGYASDHRPLVIDVVPKGDPAAPRPGPTALWGLAPDSPAAGSATPSPSPTPGPASGPRAPNETPATPPAATAPNAP from the coding sequence ATGCCGATGCTCGTGCTCCCACGCCGTTGGACCCTCGCACGCCTCGCCGGGGCCGTTGCTCTTCTGTCGACCACATCACTGGTGATGGCACTCCAGGGCGCAGCGCCGGGAACTCCCCCGGCGGGAGGCTCGCCCGGCGCAGGCTCTTCGTCGCCGCGCCAGTCTGATGCGCCGCGCGCTCCGAGAAGTGAGTCGGGGCCCGGGGAGAAGCGCGGCGCAGGCGTGCGCTACGGGATTGAGAAGCCGCTGCCGCGTCGAGAGGGGACCATCAGGATCGCCTCGTTCAATGTCGAGAACCTCTTCGACGATGTCGACGATCCGACGCTTTCAGGCGAGTTCGACGACATCAAGATGGCCACCCCTGATGATCGCTGTCAGGCGATCGCTGCAGCAATCCGTGCCATCGACGCGGACATCCTCTGTCTCCAGGAGGTCGAGAGCCTCGATGCGTTGCGATGGTTCCGGGATCGCTACCTCGCAGAGATGGGCTACGAGCACATGGCGTCCGAAGATGTCGGCTACTTCCGTGGTATCGAGCAGAGCATTCTGAGCCGCTTTCCCATCGTGCGTCACAAGGTGTGGCCCGACCTCGATCTCCAGCCGACGCTCGGGCAGCGTGTCGGTGAGGGATGGAGCGATCCCGAGGAAGACCAGGGGCAGAAGTTCCAGCGCAGCCCTCTCTTTGCTCAGGTGCAGATCGCCGATGGCGGAGTGCTCGAGTTCTTTGTGGTGCATCACAAGGCGGGCGGGCGGAACTTCCGCTTCCATCGGGAGGCGGAGGCGCTCGCCATCATCGGCCTCGTGCGCGAGCGGCTGGCCGAGGAACCACAGGCCCGACTTGCAGTGCTGGGCGACTTCAACGCGGGACCTCGGGAGAAGAGCCTCGAGATCTACCTCGATCCTCAGTTCGGAGGGCTCTTCAACGCGTGGGAGGAGCGACATGATCGCAACCTGCCGCGCGAGGCCTACCTGACCCACTCGAGCGGCCGAGTCATCGACTACATCCTGCTCAGTCCCGCCATGCGAGAGTCGATGGTCCCACGCAGCTTCTTCGTGCTCGCCACGCTCGCTCCTCCCGATGGGTGGGATTGGCGCAGCGATCCTCATCCGCCCGGGTATGCAAGCGATCATCGTCCACTGGTGATTGATGTCGTGCCGAAGGGCGATCCCGCCGCGCCGAGGCCGGGGCCGACGGCCCTCTGGGGTCTTGCGCCAGATTCGCCCGCCGCGGGATCGGCGACACCATCGCCGTCGCCAACTCCCGGCCCCGCAAGTGGACCGCGTGCGCCAAATGAGACTCCAGCGACGCCCCCGGCAGCGACTGCGCCAAACGCGCCCTGA
- the trpB gene encoding tryptophan synthase subunit beta codes for MPALEELEAAYATASEDPAFQKELEELQRDFVGRPTPLAPADRLSAHAGGARIWLKREDLAHTGAHKINNTIGQVLLARRMGKSRIIAETGAGQHGVATATACARFGMACEIYMGAEDVRRQALNVHRMRMLGAKVVEVTTGSRTLKDATNEAMRDWMASVGKTHYILGSVVGPHPFPTIVRDFQSVIGREARAQCIDRLGRLPNAVVACVGGGSNAAGIFYPFARDLEVALVGVEAGGHGATPGAHAAPLSFGSPGVLHGSFSYVLQDSFGQTADVHSCSAGLDYPGVGPEHSFWRDSGRVRYTVATDREALAAFDLLARLEGIIPALETAHAVHGAIELARSLPRDAHVLINLSGRGDKDVAEVIRLTSAPA; via the coding sequence ATGCCGGCGCTTGAGGAACTTGAAGCCGCCTATGCGACGGCTTCTGAAGACCCCGCGTTCCAGAAGGAACTCGAGGAGCTTCAACGCGACTTCGTCGGGCGCCCGACGCCTCTGGCTCCCGCGGATCGCCTTTCGGCCCACGCGGGTGGCGCGAGGATCTGGCTCAAGCGCGAGGATCTGGCTCACACCGGGGCGCACAAGATCAACAACACGATCGGCCAGGTGCTGCTCGCTCGGCGCATGGGCAAGAGTCGCATCATCGCGGAGACCGGCGCCGGCCAGCATGGAGTGGCGACGGCCACGGCCTGCGCCCGATTCGGCATGGCGTGTGAGATCTACATGGGCGCCGAGGATGTTCGACGCCAGGCGCTCAATGTCCACCGGATGCGCATGCTCGGCGCGAAGGTCGTCGAAGTCACCACGGGAAGCCGCACGCTCAAGGACGCGACGAATGAGGCGATGCGCGACTGGATGGCGTCGGTCGGGAAGACGCACTACATCCTCGGTTCGGTCGTGGGCCCCCATCCCTTTCCGACGATCGTGCGAGACTTCCAGAGCGTGATCGGCCGGGAAGCACGCGCGCAGTGCATCGATCGACTCGGGCGACTTCCGAACGCCGTTGTCGCTTGTGTGGGCGGAGGTTCGAACGCGGCCGGCATCTTCTATCCCTTCGCCCGCGACCTCGAGGTTGCCCTTGTCGGCGTGGAGGCGGGTGGCCATGGGGCGACTCCCGGAGCCCACGCCGCACCGCTCTCATTCGGTTCCCCCGGCGTGCTGCACGGCTCGTTCAGCTATGTGCTTCAGGACTCCTTCGGACAGACGGCCGATGTGCACAGTTGCTCCGCCGGTCTCGACTATCCCGGCGTCGGACCGGAGCACAGCTTCTGGCGCGATTCGGGCCGCGTGCGCTACACCGTGGCAACCGATCGCGAAGCGCTCGCGGCGTTCGATCTGCTTGCGCGCCTCGAGGGCATCATCCCCGCGCTCGAGACCGCTCATGCGGTGCACGGGGCCATCGAGCTGGCGCGGTCACTCCCGCGCGACGCGCATGTGCTGATCAATCTCTCCGGGCGCGGCGACAAGGATGTCGCTGAAGTCATCCGGCTCACTTCAGCGCCGGCGTGA
- a CDS encoding phosphatidylcholine/phosphatidylserine synthase gives MTRVVRPPPWRERVRRRRFRRVPPLSVAPTLLTLGNLLCGFAAIHYAALPIGPSQLFGWSTLTVAGAMIFLAMFFDALDGTVARLTRSASDFGAQLDSLADIVSFGVAPAYMMMRLVSHYYGPGWTETMGGAPSILGPDADSTYGKIIWAIAAIYVSCAALRLARFNIETPGVAEEDHRSFRGLPSPGAGGTVASLIVLHQHLLVKTFAEVAPPGFARASSLFIPLVTILCAGAMVSRIRYAHVVNRYLRGRRSFRFIVLLVVPLVAAILWLQVTMAIAFVLYALSGPWGALMRRNRATVAMAAEASGPLPPSGVPGQPPGPSDAPRVGGSREPTGRER, from the coding sequence ATGACGCGGGTCGTCCGTCCACCCCCATGGCGCGAGCGGGTTCGCCGGCGACGCTTCCGGCGCGTCCCGCCACTCTCCGTGGCGCCCACGCTGCTGACACTCGGGAACCTCCTCTGCGGATTCGCGGCGATTCACTATGCCGCCCTTCCGATCGGACCGAGCCAGCTCTTCGGCTGGAGCACACTCACGGTCGCGGGCGCCATGATCTTCCTCGCGATGTTCTTTGATGCGCTCGATGGCACGGTCGCGCGACTGACCCGCTCAGCCAGCGACTTCGGAGCGCAGCTCGATTCGCTCGCCGACATCGTGAGCTTCGGGGTCGCGCCCGCCTACATGATGATGCGGCTCGTCAGCCACTACTACGGTCCGGGGTGGACCGAGACGATGGGCGGCGCTCCGAGCATTCTGGGCCCCGACGCCGACAGCACCTATGGCAAGATCATCTGGGCGATTGCCGCGATCTATGTGAGCTGCGCGGCGCTGCGCCTTGCGCGATTCAACATTGAGACACCCGGCGTGGCCGAGGAAGATCACCGCTCCTTCCGAGGATTGCCTTCACCCGGAGCCGGCGGCACGGTGGCGAGCCTCATCGTGCTTCATCAGCACCTGCTGGTGAAGACCTTTGCGGAAGTGGCCCCGCCGGGATTTGCAAGGGCCTCGAGCCTCTTCATTCCGCTGGTCACCATCCTCTGTGCAGGAGCGATGGTGAGCCGCATCCGCTACGCGCATGTCGTCAACCGCTATCTGCGCGGGCGGCGGAGCTTCCGTTTCATCGTGTTGCTGGTTGTTCCGCTCGTGGCGGCCATCCTGTGGCTCCAGGTGACCATGGCGATTGCGTTCGTGCTCTATGCGCTTTCGGGTCCGTGGGGCGCACTCATGCGCCGCAACCGCGCGACCGTGGCGATGGCAGCGGAAGCGTCGGGTCCACTCCCACCATCCGGAGTTCCGGGGCAGCCGCCCGGCCCGTCGGACGCCCCGCGCGTGGGTGGTTCGCGTGAACCGACTGGTCGCGAACGCTGA
- a CDS encoding LOG family protein, protein MTHPSPQERALRDAIASFVRESTRGAGRDAGSLGHRRALASDLVRTTLRLVNEGFDIAQLRLISLAVREMRSAYQVFNRYRGVRKVSIFGSARTPPDHPDYVAARDFGAAIAAEGWMAITGAGDGIMRAGHEGPQREASFGLSIRLPFETNANEFIQGDPKLLDFRYFFTRKLMFVSHSDAVAVFPGGFGTMDEIFEVLTLVQTGKSPIVPIVLVEGAGADGAPLGYWPRWEHGCVDNLLQQGWISPEDPGLYQVAQSPLDAVDRILRFYRRYHSSRYVDEHLVIRMKRPLSSAQVLQLDHEFKALVRSGAMTQQGPLEQEDEFPQLPRLVFHHTKRAYGLVRKLIDRINELPEEHVHWP, encoded by the coding sequence TCGTCCGTGAGTCAACTCGCGGCGCCGGACGCGACGCCGGTTCTCTCGGCCACCGCCGCGCGCTGGCTTCCGATCTCGTGCGCACCACGCTTCGCCTGGTGAACGAGGGCTTCGACATCGCGCAGTTGCGACTGATCTCGCTCGCCGTGCGCGAGATGCGCAGCGCCTACCAGGTGTTCAATCGATATCGGGGCGTGCGCAAGGTCAGCATCTTCGGCTCCGCCCGCACGCCGCCGGATCATCCCGACTATGTCGCCGCGCGCGACTTCGGCGCGGCGATCGCCGCCGAGGGGTGGATGGCCATCACCGGCGCTGGCGACGGCATCATGCGAGCCGGTCATGAGGGACCGCAGCGAGAGGCGAGCTTCGGACTCTCCATCCGGCTTCCCTTTGAGACGAACGCCAATGAGTTCATCCAGGGCGATCCGAAGCTTCTCGACTTCCGCTACTTCTTCACGCGCAAGCTGATGTTCGTGAGCCACTCCGACGCCGTTGCGGTCTTCCCCGGCGGCTTCGGCACCATGGATGAGATCTTCGAGGTGCTCACGCTGGTCCAGACGGGGAAGAGCCCGATCGTGCCGATCGTGCTCGTCGAGGGCGCTGGAGCGGATGGCGCACCGCTCGGCTACTGGCCGCGCTGGGAGCATGGCTGCGTCGACAACCTGCTCCAGCAGGGGTGGATCAGTCCCGAGGACCCCGGCCTCTATCAGGTGGCGCAGTCGCCGCTCGATGCCGTCGACAGGATCCTGCGCTTCTACCGACGCTATCACTCGAGCCGCTATGTCGATGAGCATCTCGTCATTCGAATGAAGCGTCCGTTGAGCAGCGCCCAGGTGCTCCAACTCGACCATGAGTTCAAGGCACTCGTTCGCAGCGGCGCCATGACACAACAGGGCCCGCTCGAGCAGGAGGATGAGTTCCCGCAATTGCCGCGACTCGTCTTCCACCACACGAAGCGCGCCTACGGTCTGGTTCGGAAGCTCATCGATCGCATCAATGAGTTGCCCGAGGAGCATGTCCATTGGCCATGA